The following proteins come from a genomic window of Lolium rigidum isolate FL_2022 chromosome 5, APGP_CSIRO_Lrig_0.1, whole genome shotgun sequence:
- the LOC124652519 gene encoding uncharacterized protein LOC124652519 isoform X2, translated as MKSGVGSALGGCASTVKQADIGSQGTFSVALRKKRGRTAPPSSRCLRGKKDDKVMDSDDAINNLNHACNVQATAVKNTTAVDKTAQAILDDVYKAEMNSTSSDNESAEEVEDVKVCDICGDVGDEEKLAVCNRCNDGAEHIYCMQVMMEKVPEVEWFCEECQAEVDFGKDKLQKSQVKVGISKQESIEEKINKPVNAAQGRSSSENEVDAETVGRKEWNEANQAIDTVTRRNEEDARIMTVAKQNIPEPGVLLMGSDSRKRIPLSRDSSFRLVMEKGKQPTPQVPTLLASSAAKSQAPPFAGQLSKSTSFNTSKVPKVKQLVNEAPQKTKTLKAQLTSSMKKEGPMCLSTKPSSFKKPKTCESAIKAKTSIIPPAEELTVINLPVSRNASNDRGTSILGCPSIAGSIAFPVQSKAESAAERLTTGNNTATFSNLGVANEQGAGNVPGNSELNKPLLAKAPVSVTSTSSPRSLGILGSGSQRNVFQNSEASHWDDKINYPPSLRLDASSSSRVVHRQRCNEAGHSTQFCGADTLRLSAIKPPSERNLKDVPAKRNVTSEANSLVATENTSRLGDQAISAVGRRSVHSSSTMSSDLMDKLSQAFLPGDKTIVSTVPELDYIWQGDFELWRTGRSPELCDGFQAHLSCTASRKVLEVAKKFPSRVQLEELPRQDSWPMQFQENGPTHENIGVFFFARDAHSYEHHYSKLVQNMLNNDLALRGNIETAELLIFPSNILSNNSQRWNMFYFLWGVFRVTKKDHDGAEPDCNSFSSATCADHQYIQASEANIQGCSNGENSSGQPLGGTDLEDYCHDSIRTCCLTDSRGSINDVSAALARKRKIHAYPDSQKKMSDSSCCYADEPNVYVNTMPVTCSISSIHEQDNRSRVINFNNTESLMDIYHFNSVELNSGAVNPVSHASGGAQKRKVDMLNWTDGVNGSLDKKIKLDNVSSTVESSVSENIRDGYPLAALSVDDCTDNKAMPGTSKSNGKCIFPLDLNAVDDDATTGNVVTILSSDDEDLPEQNTQGLKLELGDNGFSGKSIFSFSPMVEEKWNKGESLPTDTSGVLSLATAFPASKEQAGKMQSESCNGL; from the exons ATGAAGTCAGGAGTAGGCAGTGCCCTTGGTGGTTGTGCATCTACAGTAAAGCAGGCCGACATTGGTTCACAAG GGACCTTCAGTGTGGCTCTAaggaagaaaagaggaagaacaGCACCTCCATCTTCTAGATGTTTACGTGGTAAAAAGGATGATAAGGTCATGGACAGTGATGATGCTATTAACAATTTGAACCATGCTTGTAATGTGCAAGCAACTGCTGTTAAGAACACTACTGCTGTGGATAAGACTGCTCAAGCAatattggatgat GTTTATAAGGCAGAAATGAATTCCACGTCCTCAGACAATGAGAGTGCCGAAGAAGTTGAGGAT GTGAAAGTTTGTGACATATGTGGAGATGTTGGCGATGAGGAGAAGCTTGCTGTTTGCAATAGATGTAATGATGGTGCTGAGCATAT TTACTGTAtgcaggtgatgatggaaaaggttCCAGAGGTTGAGTGGTTTTGCGAAGAGTGCCAAGCTGAAGTAGATTTTGGAAAAGATAAGTTGCAAAAATCTCAAGTGAAGGTTGGCATTTCAAAGCAAGAGTCTATTGAAGAGAAAATCAATAAACCTGTCAATGCTGCACAGGGCAGAAGTTCTTCTGAGAATGAAGTGGATGCTGAAACTGTTGGCAGAAAAGAATGGAATGAAGCAAATCAAGCCATTGATACGGTTACTAGGAGGAACGAAGAAGATGCAAGGATTATGACCGTGGCTAAGCAAAACATTCCTGAACCTGGGGTCTTATTGATGGGGTCTGACTCCAGAAAAAGAATACCTCTGTCACGCGACAGCTCATTCAGGTTGGTTATGGAGAAAGGGAAGCAACCCACTCCCCAAGTACCAACCTTATTGGCGTCTAGTGCTGCCAAGAGTCAGGCACCACCATTTGCTG GTCAACTCTCCAAGTCCACCTCCTTCAACACCTCTAAGGTCCCCAAGGTGAAGCAACTAGTGAATGAAGCTCCTCAGAAAACCAAAACTTTAAAGGCTCAGTTGACCTCTAGTATGAAAAAAGAGGGTCCAATGTGCCTATCTACGAAGCCATCATCATTCAAAAAGCCCAAAACGTGTGAATCAGCAATCAAGGCAAAGACTTCCATCATACCACCTGCCGAGGAGCTAACTGTGATAAATTTACCAGTGAGCCGAAATGCAAGTAATGATAGAGGCACTTCTATCTTAGGATGTCCATCCATTGCTGGATCAATTGCTTTTCCAGTTCAGTCAAAAGCAGAATCTGCAGCTGAGCGTCTCACTACAGGAAATAACACAGCCACTTTTAGTAATTTAGGAGTTGCCAATGAGCAGGGTGCTGGAAACGTTCCTG GAAACAGTGAGCTAAATAAGCCACTTTTAGCAAAAGCACCAGTGAGTGTAACATCAACTAGTTCTCCGAGATCCTTAGGTATTCTTGGTTCTGGTTCCCAAAGAAATGTGTTCCAGAACTCAGAGGCTTCACATTGGGATGATAAAATAAATTATCCGCCTAGTTTGAGACTAGATGCTTCTAGCAGCAGCCGCGTAGTTCATCGTCAACGGTGTAATGAAGCAGGCCATTCTACACAATTTTGTGGTGCTGATACACTGCGTTTGTCTGCAATAAAACCTCCGAGTGAGCGAAACTTGAAGGATGTCCCTGCCAAAAGGAATGTAACGTCTGAAGCTAATAGCTTGGTAGCTACTGAGAATACTTCCAGATTAGGAGATCAAGCTATATCAGCCGTGGGCAGAAGATCTGTTCACAGCAGTTCTACTATGTCAAGTGATCTGATGGACAAATTGAGTCAAGCCTTTTTACCTGGTGATAAAACAATAGTTTCAACTGTTCCAGAGTTGGATTATATTTGGCA AGGTGATTTTGAGCTGTGGAGGACTGGAAGATCACCTGAGCTATGTGATGGTTTTCAAGCTCACTTATCATGTACCGCTTCACGAAAAGTGCTGGAAGTAGCAAAGAAATTCCCTTCAAGAGTCCAGCTTGAAGAACTACCTCGTCAGGACTCATGGCCCATGCAGTTTCAGGAAAATGGACCCACACATGAAAATATTGGTGTTTTCTTCTTTGCTAGAGATGCCCATAG CTATGAACATCATTACAGTAAATTGGTTCAAAATATGCTAAACAACGACTTGGCACTCAGAGGAAATATCGAAACAGCTGAATTGCTTATATTCCCTTCCAACATCCTGTCAAACAACTCCCAGA GATGGAATATGTTTTATTTTCTGTGGGGTGTGTTTAGAGTAACAAAAAAAGATCATGATGGTGCTGAACCAGATTGCAATTCGTTTAGTTCAGCTACTTGTGCAGACCATCAATATATCCAAGCTTCGGAAGCTAATATTCAGGGATGTTCAAATGGAGAGAACTCTTCGGGTCAGCCTCTGGGTGGAACAGATTTGGAAGATTATTGTCATGATTCAATTAGAACATGCTGTTTAACAGATAGCAGGGGTTCAATCAATGATGTTTCCGCTGCTCTGGCAAGAAAACGCAAG ATACATGCATATCCAGACTCTCAAAAGAAAATGTCGGATTCTTCCTGCTGTTATGCTGATGAGCCAAATGTTTATGTAAATACAATGCCAGTAACTTGCTCTATCTCATCCATCCACGAACAAG ATAATCGGAGCAGAGTCATTAACTTCAACAATACAGAGAGCCTGATGGATATATATCATTTTAATAGTGTTGAATTGAACTCTGGCGCAGTGAATCCTGTTTCGCATGCATCAGGTGGGGCACAAAAAAGGAAAGTTGATATGCTGAACTGGACTGATGGAGTCAATGGATCACTGGATAAGAAAATTAAATTGGATAATGTATCATCCACTGTGGAGTCTAGTGTAAGTGAGAATATTAGAGATGGTTACCCTCTAGCAGCTTTATCTGTGGATGATTGCACTGACAATAAGGCAATGCCTGGAACCTCGAAGAGTAATGGAAAGTGCATATTTCCGCTAGATCTAAATGCGGTGGATGATGATGCAACTACTGGAAATGTCGTAACTATTCTGTCTTCTGATGATGAAGATTTACCTGAACAGAACACGCAAGGTCTTAAGCTAGAGCTGGGGGACAACGGATTTTCTGGAAAATCCATCTTTTCGTTCTCTCCCATGGTTGAAGAAAAGTGGAATAAGGGAGAGTCGCTGCCTACTGATACGTCAGGTGTCCTGTCCCTTGCCACTGCATTCCCAGCGTCAAAGGAACAAGCTGGTAAAATGCAATCGGAGTCATGCAATGGGCTCTAG